Sequence from the Bremerella volcania genome:
GGTCTTTGCCATCAAGGCCCTGATGGACGACAACATCAAGCTGGTCACCCTGGCTGGTAAAGCGGGTACCGGTAAAACGCTGCTCGCTCTTTCGTCGGCATTGGCCTGCTCGTCAGCGTATCGCCAGATTTTGCTGGCCCGACCGGTGGTTCCCCTTTCCAACCGAGACCTCGGCTACTTGCCGGGCGATATCTCGGCGAAGATGGATCCGTACATGCAGCCGCTGTTCGATAACCTCTCGGTGATTCGGCATCAGTTCAACGACACCGACAAAGAGGCCCAGCGCATCACCCGCATGCTGGAACAGGAAAAGCTGGTCATCACGCCGCTGGCCTACATCCGCGGACGCAGCTTACAGCGGATGTACATGATCGTCGACGAGGCTCAAAACCTGACCCCGCACGAGGTGAAAACGATCATCACCCGGGCGGGCGAAGGAACGAAAATCGTCTTCACCGGCGACATCAACCAGATCGACCACCCGTACCTGGATAGTCTTTCCAACGGTTTGTCGTACATGATCAACCGCATGAAAGGGCAGGACTTATACGCTCACATCTCGCTCGAGAAGGGCGAACGCTCCGAACTGGCGGACATTGCCAGCGAATTGCTGTAGTGCAACTCGACGAATTACGAAGTTCACTTGAATGCCCACGCCCGTGCGTGGGCATTTTTTGTTGGGGCACAAAATAATACTTCCCCTCGCCCCTAAAGTCTGGCAAGTTAGTGTCAGACATGCCCTGCCCTTAGCCCGCCAGAGATCCCACCGATGACCGCGTTTCGCATCCCCCTCGCTCTATGCGCCGTGGCGTTTTTTTTCTCAGTCACCACCGCACAGGAAACTCCAGCCGAGAACAACGTCACCCACAGCTTTGAGCTTCTCGGCCAGCAAGTCGTCCCGGCCCAGATGTACCGCGCGATGACACCGCATCAGCACGAAGCGTGGCGGAAGAAGATGCACGCTACGGTCGTCGACTTATTGGGCGAAATGCCCGAGGCCGTTCCGCTGGAAGTGAAGTGGGCCGAAGAGGAGAAGTTCGAGAAGTTCACTCGGCATAAGATCTACGTTCGCACCGAGCGGAACTACTGGGCTCCCGTCTATTACTTCGTGCCGCACGAACTTCAAGGGAAGACGCCGGCAATGGTCTGCCTGCACGGGCACAGCGGCATCGATCCGTACATCCGCCTGAACGAAACCCCGGCTCAAAAAAAGAAGACCGACGAGAGTGCCCTCGATTATGCGGTCTACATGGCCGAGCACGGTTACATCACGGCGGCGATCGTCGTACGAGGTTGGAATGAAACGGTCGGTCGACAAGACTACGGCATCGAATCGCCACCGCGAAGCTGCCACGAGACGACGATGAATGCCTTCTTGATGGGGATGACGCCGCAAGGAATTCGCTGCTGGGATGCCATGCGAGTGATTGACTTCCTACAAACCCAGGACGAAGTCGATGCCAAGCGGATCGGCGCATGTGGCTTATCCGGCGGTGGTACGCTGACCATGTATCTGCCAATTCTGGACGAGCGTGTGAAACTGGCCATGATCGCCGGTGCGTTCTCAGAGTACCGCACGTCGATCTACGCCATGCATCACTGCATCTGCAACACGCTCCCAGGCATCATGCGTGAAGGGGAAATGGCCGACGTGGTTGGCTTGCACGCCCCGCGACCGGTCCTGCTGATCAATGGCATCGACGACCCGATCTTCCCGATCGATGGTGCCCGAAAGGAATACGCACGCCTGAAGAAGGTCTACGAAGTGCTCGGGCAAGACGAGAACCTTGACGCTGACTTCTTTGCAGGGGGGCACGCCTGGTCGAACAACAAAACGCTTGCGTTTCTCGAGCAGCACTTCGGCCGGTAGACTAGCTCCCATCTAGCAGCCGAGACAATTTACTTGCCCGGATACTCCATTCGCTTCGCGAATGCTTCCAGGAAGTGTCGCAAAGCAAGTATAATCAATCCGATTTCGTTGGCATTTCCAGGCATAACTGGAGTCACTGGGCGAGTTGCCGAGACGAACTCGCGATGAATTTCATCAATTCTCGCTGATTCCTAGCAACCAAGTTCCGCTTCGACCGTTAATCATTCCGTGCACCTGATCTGATGGCTTGATAAAGAAGACCAAGCTCGATCCTTTTCCCACAATCTAACTATCCTGAGGAAGGCTAGCGATGGCTCCTACGATTCCGACGGTCCCCAGCAAAGACGGTGAAGTTAACAAGTACAACTTGTTGAGCATTCCCGTGAATACGCCTCGCTTGTACTACGTCAACGGCATTCGTAACAGTGCCAAAGACCATGCCCTGACGGCATCGCTGCTTTCGATCGTATGTGAGCATCCGGTCTATGGTGTTTACAACTTGTCGAACGGGGCAATTTTGGACCTGGGTCAGTGCTTGTTGGATTACACCCAAAATGCCAGTGCCCGGGTATTTGGAAACCGGAAGCTCGTCCCTGGCAAGATGCTGCGAGACGATGAAGTCAAGAAAATCGTCGATGAGACGGTCAAAGGCGCGTTCGTCTGGAACCAGGCAACGGTTACGCTGTTTCGAGAAGTCGCGAACAACTATGGTCGCAACACGCTGATTGTCGCCCACAGCCAAGGGAACCTGATCACCTCGAACGCATTGTTCATTATCGAGCGCGTCTTCGGTTCGGCAGCGCTGAAGTACGTTCGTGTCTACTCCCTGGCCTCCCCATCGCCGGCCTGGCCGTTGGGACTTCGCTATACCAACGGTGGCGGCGGCCGACAGGAGAACGCTTTCATGAACGACCTGGTCGCCCTACTTCGCCCCCACAATCTGGCCGCCAAAGTAGGTGTATCCCGCTTTCAGAATGCCGGTGATTTCCGCACCCATGCCGGGTCCGGCGTCGTCGGCATTACCCCGCACGGCGTGAATGAAAACATTGCCCTCAACTTCCTGAAGTCGATCCGGACCGACTTGGGCAAATCGAAGGAATTCCCGCCAGACTTCCTCGAAAAGTCGAGCCAGAAGGCCGAAGACGCGATTAAGATGATTGGGGTGAATAAGTAGCTCTGGCACGAGGCGCTAAGCTACGATCTTTCATTTCGAGTCAGATTGAATATCACAGTTGGGCAGTGCCTTCTTCAGTTGGGCAATACTATCTTTCGTGATCACCGATCCGGAAAGATATAGCAGACGCAACTCTTTGAGCTTCGCAAGCTCCTTAATGCTGTCGTCCGATACTGGGGTGTCGCTCAGATCGAGGACCCGTAACTTCGACATCTGACTTACGGACTTCAATCCTTCTTCACCAATGTTGGAGTGCCCGAGACTCAACAGAGTCAGGTTGTCCAGGCTCGCCAGTTGCTTCGCACCCTCGTCCGACAAAGGAACGTGATCGAGGGTTAACTCTTTCAGCGTCTTGATCTGGGCAATTGCTTTCATTCCGCTGTCGGAGATGGGCGCGTGACTGAGATTCAACGTTTGCAATGGCACATCGGAAAATGCATCGAAACCAGTACCTGTTACCTGAGTACGAATAAGTTTCAAATTGTTGAGATTTTTCAGGTCGGACAGTTTCGCCAGTCCTGCATCTTGGACCTTGGTTTCACTGAGTGCGAGTTCCTCGAGTTGATCAAGACCGCCCAGGTGTGACATCCCCTCGTCAGTCACGCGGGTTCCACTGAGATAAAGCCTTTGAAGCCGCTTCTGTTTGCCGACGTCTTCTAATCCCTGGTCGGCAATCTTTGTCGCGCTGAGGCTTAAATTTCGCAGGTTCGGAAAGTTCTCCAGCGTTTTCGTACCGTTGTCGGTTACCTGGGTGTAATCGAGGTCCAGGCCTTCAAGTGCCTCACGTTTTCCCAACTCCTGAAGTCTTTCGTCGGTCACCGGACAGCCCGAAAAGAGCAATTGTTGAAGCTTCTCACATGGCTTCAACTCGTTTAGCTTCTTCCCTTGAACCTGAGTGAACCTCAAATCCAGGGCTTCGAGATCTTTCAGTCTAGAGACATAGACAAAACAATCGTCCGTCACCTCGGTGTTCCCCAGACGGAGCGCCCTAAGCTGGGGAAAGTTACTCAGGGCTTCGAGCCCCTTATCTTGGATCGACGAGTTCGACAAGTTGAGGACTTCCAGATCCTTCACGTGCGTCAGTTCCGCCAACCCCTGACCGCTGATCTGGGCATCGACCAGATTGAGTGCCCGCATGTTCTTCTGTTTCGCTAGTTCGGCAACGCCCAGGTCGGTGATTGAGTTGCTGATCGACGTGAATGCGAAGGGGAAAGGAACAACCGGCATCTTCTTGATATCAGCGTCGGTCGAATCCAATTTGAGCCCAAAGAAATGAAACTTAAGCGACGGAAACCCATAGCACTCACGATACTCATGCATGCCGCCAATCGCCTCGAATGCCTTGATAGTGGCCTCCAGTTGCGGAGGCATCGGCTCAGGAGACTGCGCGTTGTCGTCCCCCCATGCGCTCTTACCCACCACCAAACTTATCGCCAGCAAGAGACTCGCAGAGAAAAGATGCTTGCTCATACGTCACCACTGCGTTGCGCCGCCGGGAAAAAATGAAGCATCCAACCTGACGACTGAAAAAAGAAGAGTGAGACGCCAGTATGAGACCACGCCGATGGGGGTTCAACGATTTCGCCGGATGAGCGCAAATTAATCAGAGAATTAACACGCAGGGAAACTGCTCCGCATTACCAGCCATCCAAGATGATGTACTCGAAGTCGTCGAGTGGGCGAGACATCACTCAATGCCAAACTATTTGTTTATTGCTCAATTTCAGTCGAGTGTTCTGGCAAATCAAAGATGCTTTGCTCGTGCTCGACAACCCTTGCTACGCCGCTACCTCCCATCACTAGCAGCCCAAGCAGCCACAGATAATACCCGAGATATCTCTCCGTTACGCCTGGATGATCTTCGATTAGCAGGACGAAAAGGCCAAGCAACAACACGAAAAACATCCCCACAGTTAAGCACTGAAACGCTTTCTGTTTCGGAACAGAGATCAGCATCACGGTAGGGGCTAACAGA
This genomic interval carries:
- a CDS encoding alpha/beta hydrolase; the protein is MTAFRIPLALCAVAFFFSVTTAQETPAENNVTHSFELLGQQVVPAQMYRAMTPHQHEAWRKKMHATVVDLLGEMPEAVPLEVKWAEEEKFEKFTRHKIYVRTERNYWAPVYYFVPHELQGKTPAMVCLHGHSGIDPYIRLNETPAQKKKTDESALDYAVYMAEHGYITAAIVVRGWNETVGRQDYGIESPPRSCHETTMNAFLMGMTPQGIRCWDAMRVIDFLQTQDEVDAKRIGACGLSGGGTLTMYLPILDERVKLAMIAGAFSEYRTSIYAMHHCICNTLPGIMREGEMADVVGLHAPRPVLLINGIDDPIFPIDGARKEYARLKKVYEVLGQDENLDADFFAGGHAWSNNKTLAFLEQHFGR
- a CDS encoding leucine-rich repeat domain-containing protein, encoding MSKHLFSASLLLAISLVVGKSAWGDDNAQSPEPMPPQLEATIKAFEAIGGMHEYRECYGFPSLKFHFFGLKLDSTDADIKKMPVVPFPFAFTSISNSITDLGVAELAKQKNMRALNLVDAQISGQGLAELTHVKDLEVLNLSNSSIQDKGLEALSNFPQLRALRLGNTEVTDDCFVYVSRLKDLEALDLRFTQVQGKKLNELKPCEKLQQLLFSGCPVTDERLQELGKREALEGLDLDYTQVTDNGTKTLENFPNLRNLSLSATKIADQGLEDVGKQKRLQRLYLSGTRVTDEGMSHLGGLDQLEELALSETKVQDAGLAKLSDLKNLNNLKLIRTQVTGTGFDAFSDVPLQTLNLSHAPISDSGMKAIAQIKTLKELTLDHVPLSDEGAKQLASLDNLTLLSLGHSNIGEEGLKSVSQMSKLRVLDLSDTPVSDDSIKELAKLKELRLLYLSGSVITKDSIAQLKKALPNCDIQSDSK